GCGGTCCACCAGAAATACAACCGGAAAGGCACCCGCTGATGTTCGAACGATTCACTCGCTCGGCCCGGACGGCCGTCGTCGTCGCCCAGGAGGAGGCCAGGGAACTGCGTTCCCCGCGCATCGAGGTGGAGCACCTGCTGCTCGGCCTGCTCGACCAGGGCGAGCCCGGGCTGCGCGAGCTGCTCGCCGAGGCCGGGCTCACCCGCGACGGCGTGCGGCGCACCCTCGCCGCCGACGCGGCCGGCGACCCGCTCGGCCCCGAGGACGCCGCGGCGCTGCGCTCGATCGGCATCGACCTCGACGCGGTACGCGAGACGCTGGCCGCGGAGTTCGGCGAGGACGCTCTCGACCGCGCGGCCCCCGAGCCGCAGCGCCGACGCTGGACCGGCGGGCACATTCCCTTCACCAAGGAGGCGAAGAAGGTGCTCGAACTGGCGTTGCGGGAGGCCCTGGCGCGCAAGGACCGTGGCATCGAATCCGGCCACGTCCTGCTCGGCATCCTGCGTGCGCCCAACGCCACCACCGAGCGGTTGTTCGGCGGTGCGGCCCGCGTCGAGTCGTTGCGTCCCCGCGTGCACGAGCTGCTGGACCGGCAGCGCGCGGCGTGAGCGACGCGTTTCGCCGCCGCCCCGCACGCTGCGGTGCCGCTTAGCATGGGCGCATGCAGCTTGTGATTCGGTTGGTCATCAACGCGGTCGCCCTGTGGCTGGCCGCCGCCTGGGTGAGCGGGATCGAGATCCTCAGCCCCGCCGAAGACGGCACCGGCGCCAGGATCGTCGTCGTGCTGGTGATCGCCGCGGTGTTCACCCTCGTCAACGCGTTGGTGAAACCGGTGGTGAAACTGCTGTCGCTGCCGCTGATCCTGCTCACCCTCGGCCTGTTCCTGCTGGTGATCAACGCCCTGATGCTGTGGCTCACCGCGAAACTGACCGAGCTGGCCGACACCAACGGCTACGGGCTCGAGGTCAACGGCTTCTGGGCGGCGGTGTTCGGCGGCATCATCGTCTCGATCGTGAACTGGGTACTGGGCGCCCTGGTGCCCGACAACGACTGAGCCGTACCCTAGTCAGCCCAGCGCGAGCGCGAGCGCGCCGAGCACCGACCAGGCCAGCAGGGCGAGACCGGAATCACGGAGCGCCGGAATGAGTTCCAGGCCCTGGCCGCCCGTGCGCACCGGCGCGTTGGCGCGGACCGCCAGCGGCGCGGCGAGCAGGCCGAGCAGCGCCCAGGGGGTGCGCAGCACCAGCAGCAGCGTGATCACGAACGGGATCAGCAGCAGCACCAGGTGCAGTGTGCGGGTGCGGGCGTCGCCGAGTTTGACCGCCAGCGTGGTCTTTCCGGTCGCGGTGTCGGTGGGGATGTCGCGCAGGTTGTTCGCGACCAGCACCGCGCTGGAGAAGGCGCCGACGCCGACGGCAAGCGCCACGCCCACCCAGTCGATGCGCTCGGCCTGCACGAACTGCGTGCCCAGCACCGCGATCAACCCGAAGAAGACGAAGACGGCGATCTCGCCGAATCCGCTGTAGCCGTACGGTTTGCTGCCGCCGGTGTAGAACCAGGCCCCGGCCAGGCAGACCGCGCCGATCAGCAGCAGCCACCAGGCCGTGGTCAGGGCCAGCACCAGCCCGAGCGCCGCGCCGAGCGCCAGGCTCAGGATCGCCGCGTTCTTGACCGCGGCGGGCGAGGCCAGCCGGGAACCGACCAGGCGCAGCGGCCCGACGCGCTCGTCGTCGGTGCCGCGCACGCCGTCGGAGTAGTCGTTGGCATAGTTCACCCCGACGATGAGGGCCAGCGAAACCAGCAGGGCCAGTACAGCTTTCCACCAGACGACGGCATCCAGCGCGGCCGCCGCGCCGGTTCCGGCGATCACCGGGGCGATCGCGTTCGGCAGGGTGCGGGGCCGGGCGCCCTCGAGCCATTGCGCAGCTGTTGCCATGCACGCAGCCTATGCCGTGCGCGCGGCCCGAGCCGTGTCGGATTCCCGCGGCGGTGCCGCCCGCGGGGTGACGCCCGCGGGTTGACGCCGCGGTCAGGCGCCCGATTCGGCGGCGACTCGCAGCCTGGCCAGTCCCTTCTCGAAGTCCTTACCGATCAGCCGGTCCATCGGGATCACCGCGGCGAACACGGCCCCCAGGCCGCTCCGCTCGCCGCGCATCCGCCACGCCACCTCCGTGCTGGTGGTGCCGACCGGCGCGAGGGTGAAGGTGACGTCGTTCGTGGCGCGCATCGGCTTGCGGAACTCGAGCCGCACCCCCACTTCACGGCCGGTGTCGGTGACGATCTCCATCGTCCCCGCGCCCGCCTTGCGATTGCCCTGCCAGGAGTACCGGGCGCCCGGGCCGGACTCGGGCCCGGAGTATTCGCGCCGCAGCGCCGGATCGAGGTCCTCCCACGGGGACCACTCGCGCCACCGGCGCAGATCGGCGATCAGCGCGTGCACCTGTTCCGGTTGCGCCGAGATCACGGTGTGGCGCACCACTTCGAACTCACCCATGCGGCCAGGCTAGGCGCAGTGCCGCCGGTTACGGCGGGAAAATGCGCGGGGAATCGGCGCTGGCTCTCACCTACGATGACGGATGGCATGTGTGCACACCAGCGCGGCCTCGCCGGCCCGGCCCCCACCCTCACCTCGTCGGGCGACGAGGCGATCGTCGTAGGTCTGCTCGGCGAGGTCGCGCTGCGACGCGACGCCGCGCTCGTGCCGGTGCCGGGGGTGCGCGCCCGGCTGCTGCTCACCGCGCTGGCGCTGCGGCCCGGCCGGCACCGCGGTGCGACGTCGCTGATCGAGGACGTCTGGGGCGACAGCCCGCCGCGTGCCCCGATGAACGCCCTGCACACGCAGGTCTCCCGGCTGCGCGCCGCCCTGCCCGACGGTGCCGTGGAGGCCGGGCCCGCCGGATATCGGCTGCTGCTGCGGCCCGCGCAGGTCGACCTCGCCCGGGCGGGGGAACTGCTCGCCCTGGCCCGCGAGCACGTCCGCGGTGCGAACGGTTCGGCGGGCGACGTGGCCGCCGGGCTCGCCGCCGTTTCCGCCGCCCGCGCCCTGTGGCGCGGGGAGCCCGCCGCCGACCTGCCACCCGGACCCGTCACCGATGACCTGCGCACCGCCGCCGGTGCCCTCGCCGCCGACCTCGACGCGGTGGAACTGACCCTGCGCGAAGCCGACGGCGACACCGAGGCCGCGCTGCGAATCGCCCGGCGCGCCGCGGCGGCGGACCCGCTGAGCGAGCCCGCCCAGCTGGCCCTGCTGCGCCTGCTCGCCGCCACCGGTCGCCCGACCGAGGCACTGGAATCGTTCGCCGCCTTCCGCGCCCGTCTCGCCGACGAACTCGGCGCCGATCCCGGCCCCACGCTGGTCGCGATGAACACCGCGATCCTGCGTGGTGAGCCCGTAGTTCCGGTCCCGCGCCCGGCTTCGGCCGGACCGGCGCGGGGTGCCGGGCACGAGCGAGCGGCGGCCGGCGGCAGCGCGCCGACTACCCCGGGCACCCATCCCGCCATCGGCCTGCGCGCCGCCCCGAACCCGTTGCTCGGGCGAGAAGCCGACCTCACGGCGCTGCTCGGGCTGGTCGAGCAGGCACGGGTGGTGACGGTGCTCGGCCCCGGCGGCACCGGGAAGACCCGGATCGCCAACGAACTCGGCGCGCGGATGACCCGCCGCGAGCCGGTGGTGCTGGTGGAGTTGGCGTCGGTGCGTTCCGGCCCTGGTGCCGACGCCCGCGTCGAGGTGGAGGCCGCGATCAGCGCGACTCTCGGTCTCGGCGAGGTGGTGCGTGAACCGGGCGGCCTGCTGCGCCCGGGCCGCGTCGACTTCGGGCGGCGGCTGCGCGAGGCGTTGGCCGCCCGGCCGATCCTGCTGATCCTGGACAACTGTGAACACCTGGTGGACGCGGTCGCCGCGGTGGTCGCCGATCTGATCGGCGCCTGCGAGCACCTGACCGTCGTCACCACCAGCCGGGCGCCGCTGGCCATCACCGCCGAAACCGTCTATCCCCTGGACCCGTTGGCGATCGACCCGGCCGGTTCGCCCGCGACCGAACTGTTCGCCGCGCGTGCCAGGGCGGTGCGGCCCACGGTTCGCCTCGACCCCGAAGTGGTCGCGCGGCTGTGCGCGATGCTCGACGGACTGCCGCTGGCCATCGAACTCGCGGCGGCGCGCACCCGCACCATGAGCGTCGAGGAGATCGAGCGCCGCCTCGAACACCGCTTCGCGCTGCTGCGTTCCGGTGACCGCACCTCGCCGGAACGTCACCGCACCCTGCACGCGGTGATCGCCTGGAGCTGGAACCTGCTCGACGAACCCCAGCAGCGCGCGCTGCGCCGGATGTGCCGCTTCCCGGCCGGTTTCACGCTCGCGGCCGCCGAGATCGTGGCGGGCGGACCGGACGCCGCGGAGGCCATCGAAGGGTTGGTGAGCCAGTCGCTGCTGACCGTGCTCGAGGGGGCCGAGGGCACGGGCGTGCGGTATCGGATGCTGGAGACGGTTCGCGAGTTCGGTGAGGAACAGCTCGGGGCCGAGGAGGCCGACCTGGTCGTCGCCCGCATGGCCGCGTGGGGGCGCAGCTACGCCCGCGACGCCCTGCGACGCTACCGGGCCGCCGAGCAGCTGGCCACGGTGCATTCGGTCGCCGAGGAGGTCGACAACCTGGTCGCGGTGCTGCGCGCGGCGGCCGACCGCGGTGACGGCGCGACGGCGTACCGGGTGTTCCCGGTCGCGGGACTGCTGTGGATGATGCGCGGCGCGCATCTGGATCTGCTCGCGTGGGCGCCGCGCGTGCTCGACTGCCTGCCCGAGGGCGACGATCCGGCCGGTATCGACGCCGACCTGCACATGTTGGCCTGCCTGTTGATCGCGGTGCACACCGTCTACATCAGCGCCGAGGCACGTCCGTTCCTCGCCACCCGCATGCGGATCCGGCGGTTGCTGCGCCGCGCGCGCGACCTCGATCCGAGCCTGCGCCTGCTCGGCGAACTCGCCTGCGCCGACCTGTCCGGCCGGCGCCTGCCCCGGCTGCTGGCCGAGGGAGCCCGCTCGCCGGACCCCGACGTGCGCATCGCGGCGCTGGTGGCCAGGGCGAACCTGCGGGAGAACGCCGGTCTGGTGCACGGGTCCACCCGCGACGCGCAACGGGCGCTCGAACTGCTCCGCGACCGCGATCCGTGGGGCACCGCGCTGGTGTGCCAGCACCTGGGCCAGCTCGGCGGGCAGACCGCTCACTACGCCGAATCGGTGCGGCACTACCGCCGGGCGGTCGAACTGCTGCGGTTGCTCGGCGCGCACGAGGAGATCATGGAGATCCGCAGCTTCCTCGCGGTGGCGTTGATCGCCGACGGCAGGCCGCAGGAGGGCGCGCGGGAACTGGAGTTCGCGTTCGAGGGGGCCGACCGGTCCCATCCCGCGCCCGTCGACGATCCCGGCATCCTGCGCAACCACCGGCTCTCCGCGGTCGCCGCGGCCGTCGCCGAATTGCGGTTGGCCCAGGGCGATGTCGATGCGGGCTTGCGCTACTACCACCGCGCCCTGGATCTGCTCGGCTGGCCGCAGGACAACCTGGTGCCGGGGCCGGGCGGGTTGATGCTGGCCGCCGCCGCGATCGGTGCGCACGTCCTGCACGGGCGGGCGGACCGGGCCGCGACACTGGCCGATCAGGTGGCCGCGGGTGCCGCGGTCCGGCTCGCCCAGTTCTACGACCTGCCGCAGGTCGGGTCGGCGGCCTGCGCGATCGGGTCGTGGCTGCTTGCGCTCGACCCGTCCTCGGCGACCGGCCTGGAACTGCTCGTGCTCGCCGCCCGCGCCGTGGCCCGCCAGGACTATCCGTCGATGACGCTGCGCCGCCACATCGACCTGCACACCCCGCGGGTCGGCGCCGACCGCTTCGACGCGGCGGTGCGCGCGGGCGCGGTCACCGGCAGGCTCGCCGCCGCGCACCGCATCATCGAGCTGCTCCGGGCGAGCTTCCCGGTGGCCGACGGCGAAGGCCGGGACCGCGACGCGCGATCCCGGACCGACGCTCAGGCGCGGCGCATGTAGGCCCGCACGGTCAGCGGTGCGAAGATCACGATGACCGCGGCGGAGCCGATCAGCGACCAGGCCAGGTTGCTGCCGTAGAAGTTGTCGTTCATCAGTTCACGACAGGCGTTGACCATGTAGTAGACCGGGTTGGCGTGGTTGATCGCCTGCATCCAGCCGGGCATGGTCTGCACCGGGGCGAACGCGCCGGACATGAACGTCAGCGGGAACATCACCATCATCGAGATGCCCTGCACGGACGCCGCGCTCTTGCCGGTGACCCCGACCAGCGCCCAGATCCAGCTGATGGCGAACGAGCACAGCACGATCACCAGCGACGCGGCCAGCACCCCGGCCGAGCCGCCGCCCGGCCGGTACCCCAGGCACAGACCGACCACCACGGTGAGCGCGGTGGCGATGCCGTAGCGCACCATGTCGGCGATCAGCGCTCCGGCCAGCGCCGAGATGCGGGCGATCGGCAGGGATTTGAAGCGGTCGAACACGCCCTTGTCCATGTCCTCACGCAGCTGGGTGCCGGTCACCACGGAGGTGAGCACCACCGTCTGCACGAGGATGCCGGGGATCAGGATGGGCAGGTAGTCGTGCACGTTCCCGGAGATCGCGCCGCCGAAGATGTAGGTGAACAGCGCGGTGAACAGGATCGGCTGCACCGTGACGTCGAAGAGCTGCTCCGGTTTGTGTTTGATCTTGAGCACACCGCGATAGGCCATCGTGAACGAGGCGGCCAGGGTGCGGCGCAGGCCGATGTGGTTGTCGGCCCGGGGAGTTCGGGTGGGTGCGGTGGCGGTGGCCGCGGTGCGGGTGGCGGTGGCGGTGGTCATGCCGCGCTCCGTTCGGTGTCGTCGTCGGCCGGGTGGCCGGTGATGGTGAGGAAGACTTCGTCGAGGCTCGGTTTGCTGACCGAGATCTCGTCGATGGCGATGTCGTGTTCGCGCAGCCGGATCAGCAGGTCGGTGGTGAGGCCCGCCTCGCGCAGCGGCGCGGTGAGCCTGCCCGCCTCCGGGGTGATCTGCGCCTCCACGCCGAGCAGTTCGCCGATCACGCGGCGCGCCTGCTCGAGCAGTGCCCGGTCGGCCAGGGTGAGGTGCAGGGACGAACCGCCGATGCCGGCCTTCAGTTCGTCGGCGGTGCCGTCGGCGATCACCCGGCCGCGGTCGATCACCGCGATCCGGTCGGCCAGCTGATCGGCTTCGTCGAGGTACTGGGTGGTCAGCAGCACGGTCGCGCCGTCGGCGACGAGTCTGCGGATGGTGTCCCACATCTGGGCGCGGGTGCGCGGGTCCAGGCCGGTGGTCGGCTCGTCGAGGAACAGCAGCGGCGGGGTGGAGATCAGGCTGGCGGCCAGGTCGAGCCTGCGGCGCATACCGCCGGAGAAGTTCTTCAACGGCTTGTTCGCCGCCTCGGTGAGGTCGAACTCCTCGAGCAGGTCGGCGGCGCGGGTGCGGGCCGCGGCACGGGTCAGGCCGAGCAGCCTGGCGAAGATCACCAGGTTCTCCACGGCGGTGAGATCCTCGTCCACCGAGGCGTACTGGCCGGTGAGCCCGAGCAGCGAGCGCACCGCGGTGGGCTCGGCGACCACGTCGTGGCCGAAGATCCTGGCGCTGCCGCCGTCGGGGCGCAGCAGGGTCGAGAGCATGCGGATGGTGGTGGTCTTGCCCGCCCCGTTCGGTCCGAGCACGCCGTAGACCGCACCCTGCGGCACGGTCAGGCTGACGCCGTCCACGGCCCGCTGCTGTCCGAACACCTTGACCAGGCGGTCCGCCTCGACGGCGGGTACGGCGGTCGGTGAAGTCATGGCGGTTGGTGATGTCATGACAACGACTGTGCGCGGGCCCGCTTGCACGGGGCTTGCACCGCGATGGCGTCGCGCTTGCGCCGACCGCCGATCAGGTGTGCGAGCGGGTGAGCAGCAGTTCGCGCAGCTTGTTGCGGTTCGGCTTGCCGGGTCCGTGCAGCGGCAGTTCGTCGAGGATCGCCAGCTCGCGCGGTGCGGCGATGGCGTCGAGTTCGCGCACCACGTGCTCGCGCAGTTCCTCGAGCGTCGGCCGGGCGCCCTCGGCGGGCACCACCGCGACCGCCACCCGTTGACCGAGCCGCTCGTCGGGCAGCCCGAGCACCACGCATTCGCTGATCGCCGGGTGGGTGACCAGCACGGCCTCCACCACCTGCGGGATCACCAGCAGGCCGCCGGTGGTGATGGCTTCGTCGAGACGGCCGGTGACCTGGAGGACGCCGTTGTCGTAGGTGCCCGCGTCCTCGGTGCGGAACCAGCCGGGTTCGGCGAAGGCGGGATGGTCGGGCTGGCCGCGATAGCCCTTGGCGATCATCGGCCCGCCGAGCACCACCCGGCCGTCCTCGATCCGCACGAGGGTGCCCGCCAGCGGCACACCGTCGTAGACGCAGCCGCCGCAGGTCTCGCTCATGCCGTAGGTGCGCACCACGTTGATGCCGAGTTCCCTGGCCCGCTCGTACACCGGCGCCGGCGTGGCGGCGCCGCCCACCAGCACCGCGTCCAGGTCGGCCAGTGCCGCGGCGGCCTCGGGCTCCTCGATCGCCTTGATCAGCTGGGTCGGCACCAGCGAGGTGTAGCGGCGCTCGCCACGCATGCCGGAGATCGCCCCGGCCAGCGCCTCGGGCAGGAAGCCGCCGGAAACGTCGAGCACCGTCGGCTCGGTTCCGGCCAGGATGCTGCGCATCAGCACTTGCAGACCGGCGATGTGATGGGTGGGCAGCGCCAGCAACCAGGTGCCCGGCCCGCCCAGCCGGTCATGGGTGGCGGTGCCGCTGGCTCGCAGTGCCGAGGAACTGAGCATCGCGCCCTTGGGCACGCCGGTCGTGCCGGAGGTGGTGACCACCAGGGCCACGTCGTCGTCGATCGGGTCGCCGGGGCGCAACGCGTCGGCCAAGCGGCGGGCCTCGCGCCGATCGGTGGTGGGGATGGGCAGCCACGCCGGGCCGTTGCCCTCCATCGCCTCGCGCAGATGCGGGAGCACATCCCCGACGCCTGATCCGGTGGGCATCGGCAGCGTTCGCAGGGTGTTGCTCACGACGCGACCTCGTTCCAGCTCATGGTTCGCTCGCAGCAGGGCCTCACGATAGGGATCGTGTCATGGGCGCACGGCCGCGCGCGGAACGGGTGGGTCGGAACGTCACGGGGTGCGCGGAGCCAGGCATCGAGACTGCGATTCACTCGTCGGACAGGACGGGGACTGCGGGTCCCGGGCATCGACGGCCGGGTGCCGCTACGCCGTAATGGTCCTCGCCGGGTACGCGCTTGGCAACTCGGCAGCCGCCGCCCGACCGGCGCTTCCGCCCGCACTCAGGGCTCCGACCAGCGCGAATCCCGCCGGATCGGGTGCTCCGGCGGCACCTCGACCAGCACGATCGGCACACCGTCCGGATCTTTGATCCACATCTCGATCAGCCCCCACGGCTCCTGTTGCGGCGCCCGGTCGATCGGCACCCCCTTGAGCGCGAGCTCCACCGAGGCCGCGCCCGCGTCGCGCACCTGCAACCACAGCGCCCCCTCGAAGCTGTTCGCCCGCCCCGAGCCGCCGTGCGCGGCCACCTCCACCAGCGACTGCCCGGCGAAGAACACCGTGCCGCCCGGATACTCCCTGGCCACCGCCAGCTCCAGCCCGTCGCGGTAGAAGGCGAGCGTGGTGCCGTAGTCCTTCGGGCGCAGGATCACTCGGCTGCTGAGAATGTCCATTCGCGGATCCCTTCGGTGTGGTCGCGCGGTGTCGGTCGCGGAAGTCCCGCATGCTCAGAAGTACCAGGAATCCGGGGTCTCGGGGCGCAAGGCTCCCGGCATTGTGGACAGTTGCCGTGTCGGACGGACGGCCTGTGGAGAAGCGGCGGTCGCGGGTGCGTGGGCCGGTCTACCCTGGGCTGGACGGATCCGATGCGCGGAGGGGTGGGGCCGGATGAACGAGATTCCCCCGAACGAGGTGGGTCGGCGCGTGCGCGAAATCCGGCTCTGGAGGGGATTGAGTTTGACGGCCGCCGCCGGTCTGGCCGGAATCTCCTTCGGGTATCTGGGGCGTATCGAACGCGGCGAGCAGGCGCTGACCAATCGCCACACGCTCGAAGCGCTCGCGGCGGCCTTGCGGGTCGCGCCGTCGGAGTTCAGCGGGCGGCCGTGGGAGACGAACGAAGGGCCCTCGTCCGAGGCGCACGCGACGTTGGTCGCGTTCGAGAAGGCGCTCGAGGTGTGCGAGTTGGGGGAGGACTCCGGTGTCGCGGCTCGACCGTGGCCGCAGATAGCTGACGATCTCCGCCGCGTCGCCGAGTGCAGGCAAGCAGCCGACTACGCGACGCAGGGCAGCCTGGTGCCGCCGTTGTTGGCGGAACTTCACGGGGCTTACGTGCACAATCCGCAACGACGCCGGGACATTCTCGTCGGATTGATCACGTGTTACGACGCGATGGCCTGGGCTACCAAGCGCCTCGGCGGGCGCGGGTTGCCGTTGTTGGCCGCGAAGGCGGTTCGCGAATGTGCGGAACAGCTGGAGTCACCCGCGTGGATGGGATTCGCGGTGTGGTTGCGTGGCAGCGTCGGCGGAGAAGTCTCGCGCGAACGGCAGTACCTCCGCGCTGTCTCGATGGCCGATCGAATTCGCGGCCATTTGGATGATTCCGATGTCATCCAGGTGTACGGAATGCTGCATTTGAACGCCGCGCTCGCTGCTGCGGTGCAGGCCGACCGGGCGACGGCCGAGACCCATCTACGGGAAGCTGCGCAGGTGGCGCGTCGGATGGAAGAGCCCGTCGGCGCCTTCGGAGGTTTCTGGTTCGGGGAGGTGAATGTCGCCATCTGGCGCTCGTCCATCGGCCTGGAGCTGGGTGACGGTGCCCGGGCTGTGGAGACAGCGAGTGACGTTCCGGTTGCGGCAATCCCGAGCCCCGTACGCCAGGCGAACTATTTCGCGGAGGCCGGACGGGCACTGCTGATCGAACCGCGGCATCGCCAGCGCGGGCTCGCGTTACTCCTGCGGGCGGAAAAGCTTGCACCTCAACGCGTCCGGTGCGACTTCTTCGTCCGAGAAGCGGTAGCCGGTCAGTTGCGCTCGGCTCGACGTGACGCGCACGGCCGCGAATTACGCGGATTGGCATGGCGGTTGGGAATCGGTCCCGACCACCGCGGGTGAATCACCTGCGGTAGGACGGCCTCCGACAGGCTTGTCCTTCGAGGACAAGTCTTGTGCACGCCCTCTCATAGCTTGTCAGCGGGCACCCGCCGACGGTCGCAGCCGCTGTCGCGGCCGGGGATATCGGTGTCATCAGTGACGGTTCGAGGGAGGGAGACGGTCTTGCGCGCACACCCCACCGCGTTCGGGTGGATCGCACTCGAGGTCAGCCGGTGGCCGGAGGGGGACAAGGCCGCGATCCGGCGCCTGGCCCGCCACCTCGGCTACCGCCTGTACTGGCCCCGCCCCTCCGTCCTCCCGCTGATCGATCAGATCCGCTCCGCCGACGTCGACGCCGTGCTCACCCCGTCCCCGGCCCACCTCGACATGATCCAGCTGAACGCGATCATGAGCATCGCCGACGTCGAAACCCTCCACCCCCGCCTGAGTTTCGCCCGCTGGGCAACCACGCACGGGCAGCGATGAGTGCGGTTCCTGCGATGGATCACCCGGTCGGTGGGGTCAGAAATACCAGGGGTAGGGCGTCCAATCCGGGGCGCGCTTTTCCAGGAAGGCGTCGCGGCCTTCGACGGCTTCGTCGGTCATGTATGCCATGCGGGTCGCTTCGCCGGCGAACAATTGCTGGCCGACGAGGCCGTCGTCGAGGAGGTTGAAGGCGTATTTGAGCATGCGCTGCGCTTGGGGGGACTTGCCGTTGATGTCGGCGGTCCATTCCAGGGCCTCGTCCTCGAGGCGGTCGTGGTCGACGACTTTGTTGACCGCGCCCATCCGGTGCATTTCCTCGGCGGTGTAGGGGCGGCCGAGGAAGAAGATCTCGCGGGCGAATTTCTGGCCGACCATCTTGGCCAGGTAGGCGCTGCCGTAGCCGCCGTCGAAGCTGCCGACGTCGGCGTCGGTCTGCTTGAACCGGGCGTGCTCGCGGCTGGCCAGGGTCAGGTCGCACACCACGTGCAGGCTGTGGCCGCCGCCCGCGGCCCAGCCGTTGACCAGGGCGATCACCACCTTGGGCATGAACCGGATCAGTCGCTGCACCTCGAGGATGTGCAGGCGGCCCGCGCGCGCCGGGTCGACGGTTTCGGCGGTCTCGCCGCTGGCGTACTGGTAGCCGCTGCGGCCGCGGATGCGCTGGTCGCCGCCGGAGCAGAACGCCCAGCCGCCGTCCTTGGGGCTGGGGCCGTTGCCGGTGAGCAGCACCGCGCCGACGTCGGAGGTCATCCGCGCGTGGTCGAGCGCCCGGTACAGCTCGTCGACCGTGTGCGGGCGGAAGGCGTTGCGCACTTCCGGCCGGTCGAACGCCACCCGCACCGTGCCCTGTTCGATATGCCGGTGATAGGTGATGTCGGTCAGGTCCTCGAACCCGGGGACGGGGCGCCACAGCTCGCTTTTGAACGTCACGCGGGCATTATCGCCCCGTCGGATTCCGCCAGACCGAGGGCCACCGGCCGCCCCGTCGACTTGACGGTGTAAAGCCGCGCGATACCGTGCAGGTATGAGCGAGGAAGTGAAACCTGTTCCGGACGGCGCGCACGCCGAAGGAACGGCCAACCGCGCCGGGACGGCGATCCGCCCGCGCATCGACACCAGCGCCATCGACCCGGACCGGTACGAATCGCACGGCGGCTTCCCCAAGGTGGCCCCCGCGCAGGTCGGCCCGAACTTCGGTCCCTTCGTCGAAGCGATGCGCACCCTGCAGGATCTGGCCGTCTCCGCCGACGCCCCCGACGAGGTGTACGGCGCCGCCCTCGCCAAGGCCCGCGAGATGATCGACCTGCTCGAGCCCTACCGCGCCCCGGAAATGCACTCCCCGGCCGGGCGCGCCGTCGACCTGCCCGGTCGCGGCAGCCTGCTGATGCTGCCGTGGACCGTGCTCGAGGCCGGGCCCGACGGCATCACCATGACCGGCGTGTTCCGCCGATTCCACCTGGGCGGCAACGGCGCAGCGCACGGCGGCGTGCTCCCGCTGCTGTTCGACGACCTGTTCGGGATGATCGTGCACTACTCCGGCAGGCCGATCAGCCGCACCGCCTTCCTCCATGTGAACTACCGCAAGATCACACCGTTGGAGACGCCGTTGACCGTCACCGGCCGGGTGGATCGAGTCGAGGGCCGAAAGACCTTCGTCACCGCCGAATTGCGCGATGAGCAGGGCGAATTGCTCGCCGACTCGGAAGCGCTGATGGTGCAGCTGCTGCCCTGGCAGCCGTGATCGGACCGGCTGCGGCCCGATAGCCGGGTCGGCCTCGCGTGCGCGCGTGCGCCGGTGCGTATAGTGGCGTGCGCTCGTTCATCGACATCGATCCGGAGGACCCTCAAAGTGGTTGCAGCACTGTCTGAATCCCTGCTCGACGACGC
This sequence is a window from Nocardia farcinica. Protein-coding genes within it:
- a CDS encoding helix-turn-helix domain-containing protein; this encodes MNEIPPNEVGRRVREIRLWRGLSLTAAAGLAGISFGYLGRIERGEQALTNRHTLEALAAALRVAPSEFSGRPWETNEGPSSEAHATLVAFEKALEVCELGEDSGVAARPWPQIADDLRRVAECRQAADYATQGSLVPPLLAELHGAYVHNPQRRRDILVGLITCYDAMAWATKRLGGRGLPLLAAKAVRECAEQLESPAWMGFAVWLRGSVGGEVSRERQYLRAVSMADRIRGHLDDSDVIQVYGMLHLNAALAAAVQADRATAETHLREAAQVARRMEEPVGAFGGFWFGEVNVAIWRSSIGLELGDGARAVETASDVPVAAIPSPVRQANYFAEAGRALLIEPRHRQRGLALLLRAEKLAPQRVRCDFFVREAVAGQLRSARRDAHGRELRGLAWRLGIGPDHRG
- the menE gene encoding o-succinylbenzoate--CoA ligase, with the protein product MPTGSGVGDVLPHLREAMEGNGPAWLPIPTTDRREARRLADALRPGDPIDDDVALVVTTSGTTGVPKGAMLSSSALRASGTATHDRLGGPGTWLLALPTHHIAGLQVLMRSILAGTEPTVLDVSGGFLPEALAGAISGMRGERRYTSLVPTQLIKAIEEPEAAAALADLDAVLVGGAATPAPVYERARELGINVVRTYGMSETCGGCVYDGVPLAGTLVRIEDGRVVLGGPMIAKGYRGQPDHPAFAEPGWFRTEDAGTYDNGVLQVTGRLDEAITTGGLLVIPQVVEAVLVTHPAISECVVLGLPDERLGQRVAVAVVPAEGARPTLEELREHVVRELDAIAAPRELAILDELPLHGPGKPNRNKLRELLLTRSHT
- a CDS encoding 1,4-dihydroxy-2-naphthoyl-CoA synthase; the encoded protein is MTFKSELWRPVPGFEDLTDITYHRHIEQGTVRVAFDRPEVRNAFRPHTVDELYRALDHARMTSDVGAVLLTGNGPSPKDGGWAFCSGGDQRIRGRSGYQYASGETAETVDPARAGRLHILEVQRLIRFMPKVVIALVNGWAAGGGHSLHVVCDLTLASREHARFKQTDADVGSFDGGYGSAYLAKMVGQKFAREIFFLGRPYTAEEMHRMGAVNKVVDHDRLEDEALEWTADINGKSPQAQRMLKYAFNLLDDGLVGQQLFAGEATRMAYMTDEAVEGRDAFLEKRAPDWTPYPWYF
- a CDS encoding ATP-binding cassette domain-containing protein, which translates into the protein MTSPTAVPAVEADRLVKVFGQQRAVDGVSLTVPQGAVYGVLGPNGAGKTTTIRMLSTLLRPDGGSARIFGHDVVAEPTAVRSLLGLTGQYASVDEDLTAVENLVIFARLLGLTRAAARTRAADLLEEFDLTEAANKPLKNFSGGMRRRLDLAASLISTPPLLFLDEPTTGLDPRTRAQMWDTIRRLVADGATVLLTTQYLDEADQLADRIAVIDRGRVIADGTADELKAGIGGSSLHLTLADRALLEQARRVIGELLGVEAQITPEAGRLTAPLREAGLTTDLLIRLREHDIAIDEISVSKPSLDEVFLTITGHPADDDTERSAA
- a CDS encoding PaaI family thioesterase, with product MSEEVKPVPDGAHAEGTANRAGTAIRPRIDTSAIDPDRYESHGGFPKVAPAQVGPNFGPFVEAMRTLQDLAVSADAPDEVYGAALAKAREMIDLLEPYRAPEMHSPAGRAVDLPGRGSLLMLPWTVLEAGPDGITMTGVFRRFHLGGNGAAHGGVLPLLFDDLFGMIVHYSGRPISRTAFLHVNYRKITPLETPLTVTGRVDRVEGRKTFVTAELRDEQGELLADSEALMVQLLPWQP
- a CDS encoding VOC family protein, yielding MDILSSRVILRPKDYGTTLAFYRDGLELAVAREYPGGTVFFAGQSLVEVAAHGGSGRANSFEGALWLQVRDAGAASVELALKGVPIDRAPQQEPWGLIEMWIKDPDGVPIVLVEVPPEHPIRRDSRWSEP